The Schizosaccharomyces pombe strain 972h- genome assembly, chromosome: I genome contains a region encoding:
- the ssz1 gene encoding putative heat shock protein Pdr13 — translation MADSEEYKTVIGISFGNQNSSIAFNRDGKTDVLANEEGNRQIPSILSYHGDQEYHGVQARGQLVRNADNSVTNFRDLLGKSHDELTLHHCHYSANPVNVEGQIGFKITVQEDEESDPKEKILTAHEASVRHLRRLTESAEDFLGTKVNGCVMSVPVYFTDAQRKALESAANEAGLPVLQLIHDPAAVILALMYSEEVLIDKTVVVANFGATRSEVSVVSVKGGLMTILASVHDENLGGEQLTDVLVNFFAKEFEKKNGIDPRKNARSLAKLRAQCEITKRVLSNGTTASAAVDSLADGIDFHSSINRLRYDLAASATLNRMADLVTEAVEKANMEPFDISEVILAGGASNTPKLTSLMESIFPEQTIIRSSSSVTPLQLDPSELTAIGSGVQASLIGHFDAADIAASTDAQVVDVPHLTAPIGINEGENFVTIFDIETALPARKTVEVIAPKEGAAFIPIYEAERSVKVTKVEPEPIDEEEAFSDDEEEEPEEIKERIAIPKTLIATITLPDVSPNAKIELVLQIDAEGKLTASARPKDGKGTNVRGSTA, via the exons atgGCAGATTCCGAAGAATACAAGACTGTCATTGgaatttcttttggaaaTCAAAACAGTTCTATTGCTTTTAATAGG GATGGAAAAACCGATGTATTAGCAAATGAAGAGGGAAATCGTCAAATCCCTTCAATTTTGTCGTATCACGGTGACCAAGAGTATCACGGAGTTCAAGCTCGCGGACAACTTGTTCGAAATGCTGATAACTCAGTAACTAACTTCCGTGATTTGCTTGGAAAATCTCATGATGAATTGACACTTCATCACTGTCATTATTCTGCCAATCCCGTGAATGTGGAGGGTCAAATTGGTTTCAAGATCACTGTTCAAGAGGACGAAGAATCTGATCctaaagaaaagattttgACTGCTCATGAGGCTAGTGTCCGTCACTTACGCCGTCTTACTGAGTCTGCTGAGGACTTTTTGGGTACAAAGGTCAACGGATGTGTTATGTCTGTTCCTGTCTATTTTACTGACGCTCAACGTAAGGCTCTGGAATCTGCTGCCAATGAAGCTGGACTTCCAGTTTTGCAGTTGATTCATGACCCGGCTGCTGTTATTTTGGCCTTAATGTATTCCGAAGAGGTTCTGATCGACAAAACTGTTGTGGTCGCTAACTTTGGTGCCACTCGCTCTGAGGTCTCTGTTGTATCTGTTAAGGGTGGTCTAATGACCATTTTGGCTTCAGTTCATGATGAGAATTTGGGAGGTGAGCAATTAACTGATGTGTTGGTTAATTTCTTTGCCAAGGAgtttgaaaagaagaatggAATTGATCCTCGCAAAAATGCCCGTTCCCTTGCTAAGCTCCGTGCTCAATGTGAGATCACTAAGCGTGTACTTAGCAATGGTACTACCGCTTCTGCTGCTGTAGACTCTTTGGCCGACGGCATCGACTTCCATAGTAGCATTAACCGCCTTCGTTATGACCTTGCAGCAAGCGCCACTTTAAATCGCATGGCCGATCTTGTAACCGAAGCTGTTGAAAAGGCAAACATGGAGCCTTTTGATATTTCTGAGGTTATTTTAGCTGGTGGTGCCTCCAATACTCCCAAATTAACTTCCTTGATGGAATCCATTTTCCCTGAACAAACTATCATCCGTTCCTCTAGTTCAGTTACTCCTTTGCAATTAGACCCTTCTGAACTTACCGCGATCGGTTCCGGTGTTCAAGCTTCTTTGATTGGGCACTTTGATGCTGCTGACATTGCTGCTTCTACTGATGCACAAGTGGTTGATGTTCCTCACCTTACTGCTCCTATCGGTATCAACGAAGGTGAGAACTTTGTTACTATTTTCGACATCGAGACTGCTTTGCCTGCTCGAAAGACTGTTGAGGTGATTGCTCCTAAAGAGGGTGCTGCCTTTATTCCAATTTATGAAGCTGAGCGTTCAGTAAAGGTTACCAAAGTTGAACCGGAGCCTATTGATGAGGAAGAGGCATTTTctgatgatgaagaagaggagCCAGAGGAGATTAAAGAGCGTATCGCTATACCCAAGACTTTGATTGCCACCATTACTCTTCCTGATGTTTCTCCTAATGCCAAGATCGAGCTGGTTCTTCAAATAGATGCTGAAGGGAAATTAACGGCAAGTGCACGTCCTAAGGATGGCAAGGGAACTAACGTTCGTGGATCTACTGCATAA
- the mip1 gene encoding WD repeat-containing protein: MNDRISEVSGSSRARRSVLSYGTTETGSDRYTENSNIATENGVDTASSMIDGIQSGFPQPRHGFEEEYNNAEYINMLEQVFYMYYTDKRHRGVISKKNAEPTETIHDWRMRERLKTVSAALLVCLNIGVDPPDVIKPNPAAKYECWIDPFSLPASKALEAIGKNLQQQYETLSMRTRYRHYLDPAIEEVKKLCIGQRRNAKEERILFHYNGHGVPMPTASGEIWVFNKNYTQYIPVSLYDLQSWLGAPCIYVYDCSAAGNIIVNFNRFAEQRDKEALRIAKQNPNVLAMPSHTSCIQLAACGPKETLPMNPDLPADLFTSCLTSPIEISVRWYVLQNPFPNKLNLNMLLKIPGRLQDRRTPLGELNWIFTAITDTIAWNVFPKHLFRRLFRQDLMVAALFRNFLLAERIMLVHSCHPQSSPELPPTHDHPMWNSWDLAIDNCLSQLPDMLDAESKGIAYEYKHSTFFSEQLTAFEVWLSQGLISRKPPDQLPLVLQVLLSQVHRLRALILLSKFLDLGVWAVDLALSIGIFPYVLKLLQSPAIELKPVLVFIWARILAVDDSCQADLLKDNGYGYFVQILNPNSSIFPSSNISEHRAMCAFILSVFCRGFPQGQLACLNPQVLSHCLSHLNSPDSLLRQWACLCISQLWENYSEAKWSGTRDNAHVKLAEIIVDSVPEVRASVLTAFTTFLGFPEKTEEVVAVETYIAIAALAALSDASPLVRHELVIFLSHFVVNYKKQLMVVAYESSLADILEKKNHNSISASTIYETVWQAVLVLAADPSIEISLAAEAIINYVYQSMLNSELRESFLAFLLQHLPALHKASLSKDTDTNSVTSDPKPHPFVPSVSENKILNRSFSLTRSLKGLALSLAGSDRASELLSLNGENKPAESNLNHLTSAKVPGPPAFNELEYQSELDMPLTSYLFDWSRKYFTEPQMRPNEDDEPGSICYNQRLWRRNRNEKLIYRTRPLAEYSTNGRWNQQLMTFNNTIAPRKLMFHQFEDQLITLGDKDIIQVWDWRRNRCLNSFKTSASATTNVTDMQLLNEDDVALLMTGSSDGTIKLYRDYENEKVELVTSWNSLSDLVFGDRNASLLMSWQQNCGHLLVAGDVRVIRIWDASKEICYANLPVRSSNSITSLTSDLVGCNIIVAGFSDGVLRVYDKRLPARDSLTDVWKEHSSEIVNVEMQSSGMRELISASSDGEVKLWDIRMNHSLQTFSTDNSGLTSLTVHSHAPVYATGSSNQSIKIWDTLGQNINTFRENPRFLNQPKPSSLMCLKFHPHHLLLACGDNTDSRVNLYSCTKNEIHTDSPNEF, from the coding sequence GGGGGGTGATCAGCAAAAAGAATGCCGAACCTACTGAAACAATTCATGATTGGAGAATGCGCGAACGGCTTAAAACTGTTTCTGCAGCATTGTTAGTTTGCTTAAACATAGGGGTGGATCCTCCTGATGTTATAAAGCCTAATCCTGCAGCGAAATATGAATGTTGGATTGATCCGTTTTCATTACCTGCTTCTAAAGCACTTGAAGCCATTGGCAAGAACTTGCAGCAACAATATGAAACATTAAGTATGAGAACAAGATATAGGCATTACCTTGATCCCGCAATTGAAGAAGTCAAAAAACTTTGCATTGGTCAAAGACGAAACGCTAAAGAGGAACGGatcctttttcattataatgGTCATGGTGTCCCAATGCCTACTGCCTCTGGTGAAATCTGggttttcaataaaaattatactCAATACATTCCTGTATCGCTTTATGACTTACAATCTTGGCTTGGAGCGCCTTGTATATATGTTTACGATTGTAGCGCAGCTGGGAATATCATAGTGAATTTTAATCGTTTTGCCGAGCAGAGAGACAAAGAAGCTCTCCGTATTGCTAAGCAAAATCCCAATGTGCTCGCTATGCCTTCTCATACTAGTTGTATTCAACTTGCTGCTTGTGGGCCTAAAGAAACCCTTCCGATGAACCCAGATCTGCCAGCtgatttgtttacttcTTGCCTTACCTCCCCAATTGAAATTTCGGTTCGTTGGTATGTCTTGCAAAACCCGTTTCCTAATAAGCTTAATTTGAATATGCTTCTTAAAATTCCCGGTCGCTTGCAAGATCGGCGTACTCCATTAGGCGAATTAAACTGGATATTTACTGCTATTACAGATACGATTGCTTGGAATGTCTTTCCAAAGCATCTTTTCAGAAGATTATTTAGGCAAGATCTTATGGTAGCAGCACTGTTTCGTAACTTTCTATTAGCGGAACGTATAATGCTCGTTCATTCCTGTCATCCTCAGTCCAGTCCTGAACTCCCCCCTACCCACGATCATCCTATGTGGAATTCTTGGGATTTGGCCATTGATAATTGTCTATCTCAGTTACCTGATATGCTTGATGCTGAAAGCAAAGGCATAGCCTACGAGTACAAGCATTCGACATTTTTTAGTGAGCAATTAACTGCCTTTGAGGTATGGCTCTCTCAAGGACTAATTAGCAGAAAGCCACCGGATCAATTACCGCTAGTTTTGCAGGTATTACTTTCACAAGTTCATCGATTGCGTGCACTAATTCTTCTCTCAAAATTTCTGGATCTCGGGGTGTGGGCGGTAGATTTAGCGCTCTCTATTGGTATATTTCCTTACGTTTTGAAACTTCTCCAGTCTCCAGCTATTGAGTTAAAGCCTGTGTTGGTATTTATTTGGGCGAGAATCCTTGCTGTAGATGATTCTTGTCAAGCTGACTTACTAAAAGACAATGGCTATGGATATTTTGTCCAAATTTTGAACCCTAATTCTTCCATTTTTCCTTCAAGTAATATTTCCGAACACCGAGCAATGTGTGCGTTCATCCTCAGTGTTTTTTGTCGTGGGTTCCCACAAGGCCAGCTAGCTTGTTTAAACCCACAGGTTTTATCACATTGTCTTTCCCATTTAAATAGTCCCGACTCTTTATTAAGACAATGGGCTTGCCTATGTATTTCTCAGCTTTGGGAAAATTACTCTGAAGCTAAATGGTCTGGAACTCGTGATAATGCACATGTAAAATTAGCTGAAATCATCGTTGACTCCGTTCCTGAAGTTCGTGCATCAGTTTTAACAGCGTTTACCACTTTTTTGGGATTTCCTGAGAAGACCGAAGAAGTCGTTGCTGTTGAAACTTATATTGCAATTGCGGCGTTAGCAGCTCTTTCTGATGCGTCACCATTAGTTCGACATGAACTAGTGATATTCCTTTCTCACTTTGTAGTGAATTATAAGAAGCAATTAATGGTAGTTGCGTATGAGAGCAGTTTAGCAGATATCCTTGAGAAAAAGAACCACAATTCTATCAGTGCTTCGACAATTTACGAAACAGTTTGGCAAGCTGTTTTGGTTTTGGCTGCAGATCCAAGCATCGAAATTTCTCTTGCAGCTGAAGCCATAATAAATTACGTTTATCAGAGTATGCTAAATTCTGAATTAAGAGAATCATTTTTAGCATTTCTTCTGCAACACTTACCTGCTCTCCATAAAGCTTCTCTTTCCAAAGATACCGATACTAATTCAGTTACGAGCGACCCGAAGCCACATCCCTTCGTTCCTTCTGTTtcagaaaacaaaatcttGAACAGGTCATTCTCTCTGACTAGATCGTTGAAAGGCTTGGCTTTAAGCCTGGCAGGAAGTGATCGCGCTTCTGAATTACTTTCCTTAAATGGAGAAAACAAACCTGCAGAGTCTAATTTAAATCACTTAACTTCCGCCAAAGTTCCTGGTCCACCTGCATTTAATGAACTTGAATACCAATCCGAGCTAGACATGCCGCTTACAAGTTACTTATTTGATTGGTCTCGTAAGTATTTTACCGAACCCCAAATGCGGCCGAACGAAGACGATGAACCTGGAAGTATTTGCTATAATCAACGTTTGTGGAGAAGAAACAGAAACGAAAAACTTATTTATCGTACTCGTCCCCTTGCTGAATACTCAACCAACGGTCGTTGGAATCAACAACTTATGACATTTAATAATACTATCGCTCCTAGGAAGCTTATGTTTCACCAATTTGAAGATCAGTTAATTACATTAGGTGACAAAGATATCATTCAGGTATGGGACTGGCGTCGCAATCGTTGCCtcaattctttcaaaacttcAGCAAGTGCGACAACTAACGTGACCGACATGCAATTACTAAATGAAGATGATGTTGCTTTATTGATGACTGGGTCTTCTGATGGCACAATTAAACTGTATCGTGACtacgaaaatgaaaaggtTGAACTGGTAACTTCGTGGAATTCTCTAAGTGATCTTGTCTTTGGAGATCGAAATGCTAGCCTTTTAATGAGTTGGCAACAGAACTGTGGGCACTTGCTTGTTGCTGGAGACGTACGCGTTATTCGAATATGGGATGCTTCTAAAGAAATCTGCTATGCAAACCTACCAGTAAGAAGCAGTAATAGTATTACAAGTTTAACTAGCGATTTGGTCGGTTGTAATATTATAGTTGCTGGATTTTCAGATGGAGTTCTTCGTGTTTACGACAAACGATTGCCTGCAAGAGATTCACTAACGGATGTTTGGAAAGAACATTCGTCCGAGATCGTCAATGTTGAAATGCAATCCTCCGGAATGCGAGAATTGATTTCGGCGAGTTCAGATGGTGAAGTTAAGCTATGGGATATTAGGATGAATCATTCTTTACAGACTTTTTCAACAGACAACTCTGGACTCACCTCTTTAACTGTGCATAGTCACGCCCCAGTTTATGCAACCGGTTCCTCAAATCAaagcataaaaatttgGGACACGTTAGGCCAGAATATTAATACCTTCCGTGAAAATCCACGGTTCCTTAATCAGCCTAAACCATCCAGTTTAATGTGCCTGAAGTTTCACCCGCATCATTTATTACTTGCATGTGGTGATAACACAGATAGTAGAGTTAATCTATACTCTTGCACCAAAAACGAGATTCATACGGATTCGCCGAACGAGTTTTAA